Within the Williamwhitmania sp. genome, the region AGCATGACTCCCTGGGATTACCTTGCCAAGCAAAAGGAGATAGCGTTGGTTGAGGTTGCCAAAAATTTCTTTGTTGGCGGTGGGGTAATGCTGTTAATTGGCGGTCTTATTTCCACCATTTCGGCGCTAAATGCAACCATCTACTCCTCTTCTCGGGTGGCGTTTGCCATGGGGCGAGATCGTAATTTTCCCTCCTTCTTCAGCAAGGTGCATCCAAAAAACCACACCCCTCACTGGAGCATTCTGGTTTCGCTGTTCATTATCATTATTATGGCTGTTTCGCTACCTATCGAGGATGTTGCCAGCGCGGCAGATATCATGTTCCTGCTGCTCTTCCTGCAGGTAAACATAGCCATGATCAGGCTTAGAAAGAAACGCCCAGATTTGGATAGGGGGTTTTTTGTTCCGCTATTTCCATACCTATCAATCCTCGGAATTTTACTGCTGCTGTTTCTCGCCATATACATGTTTAACTATAGCATAACAGCTTGGATTGTTACCATTATCTGGGTGGCCATGGGGCTTTCGGTATTCAAGTTTTATGCAGCCGATCGTGAAGTTGAGCACGTAAGAAAGGTTTCCACGTTGGCTCGAATTTCGAAGCAGGACTACACCATTCTGGTTTGCTTGTCGAAAACGGACAACATTAAGAGCATGTGCCAGATAGCCTTTGCTGTTGCCAAAAAGCACCAAGCAAAGCTCGTGTTTCTTCATGTGATTGAGCTGGGTGAGAATAAAAAACTACAGCTAGAGCAGCCTGAAACGGCTTGGGCAAAGCAGATGCTTCAGGAGGCACAGCTGCTGGCCGATGAGGCATCAATTCCCTCGCGTTCCTTAGTTAAGATATCGCATCGAATTTCGGAGGGCATTGTTGATACTTCGATGGAGGAGAACTGCAACTTTATTATGACCGGACGAAATAAAGTTGGTGACTTTGCCTCCCGCTTCTTCTCCTCAGCCATTGATAATGTGCTTCAAAAAACAACGAATGAAGTTGCCATTCTTCATGGCGATATTAAGCCTGAGAAGGTTAAGCGTATTCTTATTCCCTATAGTGGCGATATTCATACACGACTTGCCATTGAGATATCGCCTGCTTTGAGCGACTACTTCAATGCGGCCGTTACCATTGGAGTTGTGGTTAGTCCGGAAACACCTGCCGCTGAAAGGCAACTTCTAGTTGAGGGAATAAAGAATAATTTGGCTGAGTTAAAGTATTCTGCCGAAATTGAGACGGTTGTTGATACCGATATCCTACATGGCATTCTTGGCCTTTCCAAAAAGTCGGATTTATTGGTTATGGGAGGTAAGTCTGGCGACTTTATTGAGCTGCTCTTTGCCAAATCGCTCACCAGGGAGATTACCGAGCAAGCCCCTTGCCCTGTATTGTGGTTGAAAGAGTTTGAGGAGAGGGAATCGTTTCTTTCGTCGATGTTTAAGTCTAAAAAGTAAATAGTATAGCCATATGCATTCACAAATTCAGGATCAATTCATCAGTTTTACCGATAGCCTGCTTGCCTACATGCCCAGTCTTGTGGGTGGCCTTGTTCTACTTATTATTGGCTGGGTTGTGGGCTGGATAATCAAGAAGCTCTTGGTTCAGTTTTCAGTAATTCTCCGCATCGATCGGCTATTGGGAAAGTCGCGTTTTGGTGCCGATCTTTCCAAGGCCGATGTGCGCTATAGCCTCTACAACTTGATTGGCAATATTGGGTTTGTCATTGTTTTCTTGATATTTCTCGACAATGCATTCCTTACCTGGAAGCTAAACATTCTCTCTGATTTGCTGAGCAAAGGCATTTTGCTGATGCCCAAAATAATCACTGCAATAGCCATTTTTGGTATTGGCTGGGTGCTTGCATCATGGGTTGAACGTTCGGTAATGAAATCGCTTCATCGCGAGGAGATACCTCGATCATCCCTCATAGCTAAATTTGTGAAGG harbors:
- a CDS encoding amino acid permease yields the protein MEKFDSEVRLAREMTTLDATLIGVGAMIGAGIFVLIGIAAGVAGPGLLLTFILNGFIALLTAMSYAELGSCYHDAGGGYLWVKEGLPKWNGFVSGWMSWFAHAVACSLYALGFGAYFEHLLGEFSVTIPYWGFFSPQKILAAGTTILFAYVNFRGASETGKIGNLITLTKIVILLIFIGFGLELIFRQGDWMTTFSPFLPHGYGGVFKSMGLTFIAFQGFEVIAQSSEEIKNPRRNIPRAVFFSLIIVVPIYILVAFVAIGTVKSGSMTPWDYLAKQKEIALVEVAKNFFVGGGVMLLIGGLISTISALNATIYSSSRVAFAMGRDRNFPSFFSKVHPKNHTPHWSILVSLFIIIIMAVSLPIEDVASAADIMFLLLFLQVNIAMIRLRKKRPDLDRGFFVPLFPYLSILGILLLLFLAIYMFNYSITAWIVTIIWVAMGLSVFKFYAADREVEHVRKVSTLARISKQDYTILVCLSKTDNIKSMCQIAFAVAKKHQAKLVFLHVIELGENKKLQLEQPETAWAKQMLQEAQLLADEASIPSRSLVKISHRISEGIVDTSMEENCNFIMTGRNKVGDFASRFFSSAIDNVLQKTTNEVAILHGDIKPEKVKRILIPYSGDIHTRLAIEISPALSDYFNAAVTIGVVVSPETPAAERQLLVEGIKNNLAELKYSAEIETVVDTDILHGILGLSKKSDLLVMGGKSGDFIELLFAKSLTREITEQAPCPVLWLKEFEERESFLSSMFKSKK